In Candidatus Binatia bacterium, one DNA window encodes the following:
- a CDS encoding amidohydrolase family protein, whose product MAAARRNYRIISADSHTVEPPDLWEKWLERKYLDTAPKLVDDGAGGHAWLYMGASTPEPLGLVTCVGTRPEDLKWTGARYGETIHPSCYDGAERLKVMDVDGVDAEMLYPPQRAMLTFMRNKDVDAHLAGIRAYNRWLKEGFCAADPDRLIGIFQMPNVGIETAVSELERAKKEGFRGVAISAWPSGGDNLRPEDDPFWERAADLDMPVSIHLLLAAQQTKTPASKPAAVAIGATAFSLTMPLITEMIFQGVFDRFPKLRMAAVETGVGWIPHFLEMTDDRYWRNRFWAGTKLKKVPSDYFRDHWLATFIVDRNGVSVRHQVGVDNMAWSTDFPHHGNDWPYSRRVIDSLFADVPEVERRKIVCDNAARFWGLSEERWGAA is encoded by the coding sequence ATGGCTGCCGCGCGACGCAACTACAGGATCATCTCGGCCGACTCCCACACCGTCGAGCCGCCGGACCTGTGGGAGAAGTGGCTCGAGCGCAAGTACCTCGACACCGCGCCGAAGCTGGTCGACGACGGCGCCGGCGGGCACGCCTGGCTCTACATGGGCGCCTCGACGCCCGAGCCGCTCGGCCTCGTCACCTGCGTCGGGACGCGTCCCGAGGACCTCAAGTGGACCGGCGCCCGCTACGGCGAGACCATCCACCCGTCCTGCTACGACGGCGCCGAGCGCTTGAAGGTGATGGACGTCGACGGCGTCGACGCCGAGATGCTCTACCCGCCGCAGCGCGCGATGCTGACCTTCATGCGCAACAAGGACGTCGACGCGCACCTGGCCGGCATCCGCGCCTACAACCGCTGGCTCAAGGAAGGCTTCTGCGCCGCGGACCCCGATCGCCTGATCGGCATCTTCCAGATGCCGAACGTCGGCATCGAGACCGCCGTCTCCGAGCTCGAGCGCGCGAAGAAGGAGGGCTTCCGCGGCGTCGCGATCTCGGCGTGGCCGTCGGGCGGCGACAACCTACGCCCCGAGGACGATCCGTTCTGGGAGCGCGCCGCGGACCTCGACATGCCGGTGTCGATCCACCTGCTGCTCGCCGCGCAGCAGACCAAGACGCCGGCCTCGAAGCCGGCGGCGGTGGCGATCGGCGCGACCGCGTTCTCGCTCACCATGCCGCTCATCACCGAGATGATCTTCCAGGGCGTGTTCGACCGCTTCCCGAAGCTCCGCATGGCGGCGGTCGAGACGGGCGTCGGCTGGATCCCGCACTTCCTCGAGATGACCGACGACCGCTACTGGCGGAACCGCTTCTGGGCGGGCACCAAGCTGAAGAAGGTGCCGAGCGACTACTTCCGCGACCACTGGCTCGCGACCTTCATCGTCGACCGCAACGGCGTCTCGGTGCGCCACCAGGTCGGCGTCGACAACATGGCGTGGTCGACCGACTTCCCGCACCACGGCAACGACTGGCCGTACTCGCGGCGCGTGATCGACTCGCTGTTCGCCGACGTGCCCGAGGTCGAGCGGCGCAAGATCGTGTGCGACAACGCGGCGCGCTTCTGGGGACTCAGCGAGGAGCGCTGGGGCGCCGCCTGA
- a CDS encoding polysaccharide ABC transporter ATP-binding protein: MAAPTLEIDGVSKKFCRALDRSLLYGVLDVVGELTGGRRHPDRLRTGEFWAVRDVSLRLEPGEAIGLVGSNGAGKTTLLRMIGGLIRPDTGRIRIRGRVAPLIALGAGFDPVLSGRENIFANMAILGVSTAEVRKRLDSVIAFAELADAIDAPVQTYSSGMAARLGFACAVHTEPDLLLIDEVLAVGDARFRRKCFQRLAQLRERGTAFILVSHNPHAVLNVCERAVYLRAGELVCEGPTPEVLRRYEEDDVGATLTGDGRLDLPPKPDAESLGVDVESVWFTDESAAPLRGPVTGRPATLCVRCRVRRNVADGAMTVIISGMGDAERVLHLMSSADGRRLALTAGTVELRMHWPWCGLVPGIYSARILVREGMTPLDTVESFRFTVRSDEVIGRSLYHQPRAWSVVPVER; the protein is encoded by the coding sequence ATGGCCGCGCCGACGCTCGAGATCGACGGCGTGTCGAAGAAGTTCTGCCGCGCGCTCGACCGCTCGCTGCTCTACGGCGTGCTCGACGTGGTCGGCGAGCTGACCGGCGGACGGCGCCACCCCGACCGGCTGCGCACCGGCGAGTTCTGGGCGGTGCGCGACGTCTCGCTGCGCCTCGAGCCGGGCGAGGCGATCGGCCTCGTCGGCTCGAACGGCGCCGGCAAGACGACGCTCCTGCGCATGATCGGCGGCCTGATCCGTCCCGACACCGGCAGGATCCGCATCCGCGGCCGCGTCGCGCCCCTGATCGCGCTCGGCGCCGGCTTCGATCCCGTGCTGAGCGGACGCGAGAACATCTTCGCCAACATGGCGATCCTCGGCGTCTCGACGGCGGAGGTGCGCAAGCGCCTCGACTCGGTGATCGCCTTCGCCGAGCTCGCGGACGCGATCGACGCGCCCGTGCAGACGTACTCGAGCGGCATGGCGGCACGGCTCGGCTTCGCGTGCGCCGTGCACACCGAGCCCGACCTGCTGCTGATCGACGAGGTGCTCGCGGTCGGCGACGCGCGCTTTCGCCGCAAGTGCTTCCAGCGTCTCGCGCAGCTGCGCGAGCGCGGCACGGCGTTCATCCTGGTGTCGCACAACCCGCACGCGGTGCTGAACGTCTGCGAGCGCGCGGTCTACCTGCGCGCCGGCGAACTCGTCTGCGAGGGACCGACGCCCGAGGTCCTGCGGCGCTACGAGGAGGACGACGTCGGCGCGACGCTGACCGGCGACGGCCGCCTCGACCTGCCGCCCAAGCCCGACGCCGAGAGCCTCGGCGTCGACGTCGAGTCGGTGTGGTTCACGGACGAGAGCGCCGCGCCGCTGCGCGGACCGGTGACCGGACGTCCGGCGACGCTGTGCGTGCGCTGCCGCGTGCGGCGCAACGTCGCGGACGGCGCGATGACGGTGATCATCAGCGGCATGGGCGACGCGGAGCGCGTGCTGCACCTGATGTCGTCGGCCGACGGACGGCGGCTGGCGCTCACCGCGGGCACGGTCGAGCTGCGCATGCACTGGCCGTGGTGCGGGCTCGTGCCGGGGATCTACAGCGCGCGCATCCTCGTGCGCGAGGGGATGACGCCGCTCGACACGGTCGAGTCGTTCCGCTTCACGGTGCGCTCCGACGAGGTGATCGGGCGGAGCCTCTACCACCAGCCGCGCGCCTGGTCGGTGGTCCCGGTCGAGCGCTGA
- a CDS encoding ABC transporter permease, with protein MRRERSRRTAAFGEHADEIVYTAESSLRHPGRLAREMLGAVRASRSLAWQLALRNLRAQYRQSVLGVAWAFIPPIVLAAGFTLANRANVIRVGATDIPYPAYVMFSTTLWQTFVEAMNGPVAGVSAARVMLARVNFPREAIVLAKLIEIGFNLLVKLVLVTALFWWFAVPVASTVALAPLALASLVLFGTLVGLFLAPLGLLYRDVSRGLALFTGTWLLLTPVVYPVPESGTFATLVRWNPVTPLLVTTRELATTGVVSDPLRFAVVTALSLCGLLVTWVVFRLAMPFVVERVGS; from the coding sequence GTGAGACGCGAGCGCTCGCGGCGGACGGCGGCTTTCGGCGAGCACGCCGACGAGATCGTCTACACCGCCGAGAGCAGCCTCCGGCATCCGGGGCGGCTCGCGCGCGAGATGCTGGGCGCGGTGCGCGCGTCGCGCTCGCTCGCCTGGCAGCTCGCGCTGCGCAACCTGCGCGCGCAGTACCGCCAGTCCGTGCTCGGCGTCGCCTGGGCGTTCATCCCGCCGATCGTCCTCGCCGCGGGCTTCACGCTCGCGAACCGGGCGAACGTGATCCGGGTCGGCGCGACCGACATCCCCTACCCGGCCTACGTCATGTTCAGCACGACGCTGTGGCAGACGTTCGTCGAGGCGATGAACGGACCGGTCGCCGGCGTCTCCGCGGCGCGCGTGATGCTCGCGCGGGTCAACTTCCCGCGCGAGGCGATCGTGCTCGCGAAGCTGATCGAGATCGGCTTCAACCTGCTCGTCAAGCTGGTGCTGGTGACGGCGCTGTTCTGGTGGTTCGCGGTGCCGGTCGCGTCGACGGTCGCGCTCGCGCCGCTGGCGCTCGCGAGCCTGGTCCTGTTCGGAACGCTCGTCGGGCTGTTTCTCGCGCCGCTCGGGCTGCTCTACCGCGACGTCTCGCGCGGGCTCGCGCTCTTCACCGGCACCTGGTTGCTCTTGACGCCGGTCGTCTATCCGGTGCCCGAAAGCGGCACGTTCGCGACGCTCGTGCGCTGGAACCCCGTGACGCCGCTGCTCGTGACGACGCGCGAGCTCGCGACCACCGGCGTCGTGTCGGATCCGCTGCGCTTCGCGGTGGTGACGGCCCTTTCGCTCTGCGGGCTGCTCGTCACCTGGGTCGTGTTCCGGCTCGCGATGCCCTTCGTCGTCGAGCGGGTGGGGAGCTGA
- a CDS encoding sulfatase, translating to MIRRLLAAALLLLVVSTTAAAQQPPNILFILTDDLSPRLMSYLPRLREMLAEPGLELGMVATTPVCAPSRVSMLTGQYAHNHGITGNFLKPFHARGGEYETFATWLQRAGYTTGYFGKYVNGYGGNLSYVPPGWDRWTSGIRMLHRADYHVLRENGEVSHVQRVYDVDLFAIETARFLASAPEPFLAVWAPLAPHGPFASAKRHRGRFDDLEIKWPPSFSADRDEVGKLVRTRLEMMLAVEEGVEMLLDVLRERGVLDRTYVFFTTDNGVFMGEHGLDAGKGQPYEEASRIPLYVRGPGVRKGRSDALVASQDIAPTFAELAGVPVPDSVDGRSMVPLLSAEPEMPWRDRLLLEFWALQKHLVWKGLRTNDVKYARWNDGPCMVFDLIRDPDEMHPRPCGPEDEVYAQTVKKMSRCRGRACSLLEGGLVGSAAALEQGLDVERAVCAEPALIAAPRATRAPTLLPAASPPS from the coding sequence ATGATCCGACGGCTCCTCGCCGCCGCGCTGCTGCTCCTGGTCGTCTCGACCACGGCGGCCGCGCAGCAGCCCCCCAACATTCTTTTCATCTTGACCGACGACCTGAGCCCGCGACTGATGTCGTACCTGCCGCGGCTGCGCGAGATGCTGGCCGAGCCAGGGCTCGAGCTCGGCATGGTGGCGACGACGCCCGTGTGCGCGCCGTCGCGGGTCAGCATGCTGACCGGCCAGTACGCCCACAACCACGGGATCACGGGCAACTTCCTGAAGCCGTTCCACGCCCGCGGCGGCGAGTACGAGACCTTCGCCACCTGGCTGCAGCGCGCGGGCTACACGACCGGCTACTTCGGCAAGTACGTCAACGGCTACGGCGGCAACCTCTCCTACGTGCCGCCGGGCTGGGACCGCTGGACGTCGGGCATCCGCATGCTGCACCGCGCCGACTACCACGTGCTGCGCGAGAACGGCGAGGTCTCTCACGTCCAGCGCGTCTACGACGTCGATCTCTTCGCCATCGAGACCGCGCGCTTCCTCGCGAGCGCGCCGGAGCCCTTCCTCGCGGTGTGGGCGCCGCTCGCGCCGCACGGCCCGTTCGCGTCGGCCAAGCGGCACCGGGGACGCTTCGACGACCTCGAGATCAAGTGGCCGCCGTCGTTCTCCGCCGACCGCGACGAGGTCGGGAAGCTCGTGCGCACCCGGCTCGAGATGATGCTCGCCGTCGAGGAAGGCGTGGAGATGCTGCTCGACGTCCTCCGCGAGCGCGGCGTCCTCGACCGGACGTACGTCTTCTTCACCACCGACAACGGCGTCTTCATGGGCGAGCACGGCCTCGACGCCGGCAAGGGCCAGCCGTACGAGGAAGCGTCGCGCATACCGCTCTACGTGCGCGGCCCTGGTGTGCGGAAGGGACGCAGCGACGCGCTGGTCGCGTCGCAGGACATCGCGCCGACCTTCGCCGAGCTCGCCGGCGTGCCGGTGCCCGACAGCGTCGACGGACGCTCGATGGTGCCGCTGCTCTCGGCCGAGCCGGAGATGCCGTGGCGCGACCGGTTGCTGCTCGAGTTCTGGGCGCTGCAGAAGCACCTCGTCTGGAAGGGCCTGCGCACGAACGACGTCAAGTATGCGCGCTGGAACGACGGGCCCTGCATGGTGTTCGACCTGATCCGCGACCCCGACGAGATGCACCCGCGCCCGTGCGGACCGGAGGACGAGGTCTACGCGCAGACCGTGAAGAAGATGTCCAGGTGCCGTGGACGCGCGTGCAGCCTGCTCGAGGGCGGTCTCGTCGGCAGCGCGGCGGCGCTCGAGCAGGGCCTCGACGTCGAGCGCGCGGTCTGCGCCGAGCCGGCGCTGATCGCCGCGCCGCGCGCCACGCGCGCGCCCACGCTGCTGCCGGCGGCCTCGCCGCCGTCGTGA
- a CDS encoding amidohydrolase family protein, with product MQQRIVDADGHVLEHPTAMLDYIPAKYREQCFHIETRPDGSEWLHFQGRVTNANFMALAGTGGLSLEDRLRAQRGELKYSEVKPGAFRPDERLKEMASDDIQQAVVYPTLFLGLSGFKDLDFAEAQGDAYNRWLADYCRHAPTRLFGIASIVQTDVDRAVRMAKKAKELGLVGVFLRPNPSVDGKFFCDPVYDRLWATLQDLDLTVGFHPYLANDLPGACRDLGFAKFVAPGARGMYDASREAEMTGMVGIQNIFFTQALSNVFDMQTTLTMLICGGTLERFSKLKVIFLEANGGWIVPWLERLDHHFEIFPWDVPQMKMKPSEYFKRQCWISFDPDESTLRFTAESPLVGAERIIWASDYPHPDAKIPGVIRELREAMYGLPPAAQERILGLNAAELYSLPPPQAA from the coding sequence ATGCAGCAGCGCATCGTCGACGCCGACGGCCACGTGCTCGAGCACCCGACCGCGATGCTCGACTACATCCCCGCCAAGTACCGCGAGCAGTGCTTCCACATCGAGACCCGGCCCGACGGCAGCGAGTGGCTGCACTTCCAGGGTCGCGTCACGAACGCGAACTTCATGGCGCTCGCGGGAACCGGCGGGCTGTCGCTCGAGGACCGGCTGCGCGCGCAGCGCGGCGAGCTCAAGTACAGCGAGGTGAAGCCGGGCGCGTTCCGTCCGGACGAGCGCCTCAAGGAGATGGCGAGCGACGACATCCAGCAGGCGGTCGTCTACCCGACGCTGTTCCTCGGCCTCTCGGGCTTCAAGGACCTCGACTTCGCCGAGGCGCAGGGCGACGCCTACAACCGCTGGCTTGCCGACTACTGCCGGCACGCGCCGACGCGGCTGTTCGGCATCGCGTCGATCGTCCAGACCGACGTCGACCGCGCGGTGCGCATGGCCAAGAAGGCCAAGGAGCTCGGGCTGGTCGGCGTCTTCCTGCGGCCGAATCCTTCGGTCGACGGCAAGTTCTTCTGCGATCCGGTGTACGACCGCCTGTGGGCGACGCTGCAGGACCTCGACCTCACCGTCGGCTTCCACCCGTACCTCGCCAACGACCTGCCGGGCGCGTGCCGCGACCTGGGCTTCGCGAAGTTCGTCGCCCCGGGCGCGCGCGGCATGTACGACGCGAGCCGCGAGGCCGAGATGACCGGCATGGTCGGCATCCAAAACATCTTCTTCACGCAGGCGCTGTCGAACGTCTTCGACATGCAGACGACGCTGACCATGCTGATCTGCGGCGGCACCCTCGAGCGCTTCTCGAAGCTCAAGGTGATCTTCCTCGAGGCGAACGGCGGCTGGATCGTGCCCTGGCTCGAGCGGCTCGACCACCACTTCGAGATCTTTCCGTGGGACGTGCCGCAGATGAAGATGAAGCCCTCGGAGTACTTCAAGCGGCAGTGCTGGATCTCCTTCGACCCCGACGAGTCGACGCTGCGCTTCACCGCCGAGAGCCCGCTGGTCGGCGCCGAGCGCATCATCTGGGCGAGCGACTACCCGCACCCCGACGCCAAGATCCCCGGCGTCATCCGCGAGCTGCGCGAGGCGATGTACGGCCTGCCGCCCGCGGCGCAGGAGCGAATCCTCGGCCTCAACGCCGCCGAGCTGTACTCGCTGCCGCCGCCGCAAGCCGCCTGA
- a CDS encoding CocE/NonD family hydrolase: MSRRFLLSSFVFLLLVAPLSAQAIEVKPGIGIIAVTGAEPDTELVLEDRRGNQQRGVTDRFGSFLFRELEQGEQYTVRASDGSPPVVARVLRFNEHPDPSFYRKQVLRPGFNYIQTRDGTLLAAMVRLPAGPGPFPTVVEYSGYAIADPDRTEPVSLLAGVLGYATVGVNMRGSGCSGGVFDLFDLPTTADGYDVIETVAAQPWVKDGKVGMVGISFSGISQLFVAGARPPHLAAIAPLAVIADIYESPGYPGGIFNNGFAQSWLRDRALDARPAPEGGQAYAIRRVQQGDTVCLENQKLRLQTEDPAELTRRYPYYTPEIMERRSPATWVRNIRVPVLFSSTWQDEQTGPGFASMLSELPRRRDVKLHLLNGVHASPLEPEVLWPWHAFLELYVAKRVPNQALLPLVAPVVLQQILGGNPPTPPLPTSRFTGITSYAAARKLYESDPFVRVLFENGAGSSTPGLPAVTFEQGFSRWPPREVKATAWWFGPNGKLSPRKPKKGEDGVDVYYPDPQARPQQTLPGSGADDSWKIMPPYDWRPFVDGTAVAYATEPLEQDVTIVGPGSVDVWLRSSAEDTDLQVTLSEIRPDGLETYVQSGWLRASHRKLGRTRSTAFDPRHTHLERDARPLPDGKFVKVRIPLYASAHVFRKGSRIRIGIAAPGGDRTRWRFDTPATDGLVRNEIAYGRKNPSRLVLPVVPSVQAPPELPPCPGLRGQPCRVYVPAANGG; the protein is encoded by the coding sequence GTGTCACGTCGTTTCCTGCTCTCGTCCTTCGTCTTCCTGCTGCTCGTCGCGCCGCTCTCGGCGCAGGCGATCGAGGTCAAGCCCGGCATCGGGATCATCGCCGTGACCGGCGCCGAGCCCGACACGGAGCTCGTGCTCGAGGACCGACGCGGCAACCAGCAGCGCGGCGTCACGGACCGCTTCGGCAGCTTCCTCTTCCGCGAGCTCGAGCAGGGCGAGCAGTACACGGTGCGCGCGAGCGACGGCAGCCCGCCGGTCGTCGCGCGCGTGCTGCGCTTCAACGAGCACCCCGATCCGAGCTTCTACCGCAAGCAGGTGCTGCGTCCGGGCTTCAACTACATCCAGACGCGCGACGGCACGCTGCTGGCGGCGATGGTGCGGCTGCCGGCCGGCCCCGGACCGTTCCCGACCGTCGTCGAGTACTCGGGCTACGCGATCGCCGATCCCGATCGCACCGAGCCCGTGTCGCTGCTCGCGGGCGTGCTCGGCTACGCGACCGTCGGCGTCAACATGCGCGGCTCGGGCTGCTCGGGCGGCGTCTTCGACCTCTTCGACCTGCCGACCACCGCGGACGGCTACGACGTCATCGAGACCGTCGCCGCGCAGCCGTGGGTCAAGGACGGCAAGGTCGGCATGGTCGGCATCTCGTTCTCGGGGATCAGCCAGCTCTTCGTCGCCGGCGCGCGTCCGCCGCACCTCGCCGCGATCGCGCCGCTCGCGGTGATCGCCGACATCTACGAGTCGCCCGGCTATCCCGGCGGCATCTTCAACAACGGCTTCGCGCAGTCGTGGCTGCGCGATCGCGCGCTCGACGCGCGTCCGGCGCCCGAGGGCGGGCAGGCCTACGCGATCCGGCGCGTCCAGCAGGGCGACACCGTCTGCCTCGAGAACCAGAAGCTGCGCCTGCAGACCGAGGACCCGGCCGAGCTCACCCGCCGCTACCCGTACTACACGCCGGAGATCATGGAGCGGCGCTCGCCGGCGACCTGGGTGCGCAACATCCGCGTGCCGGTGCTGTTCTCGAGCACCTGGCAGGACGAGCAGACCGGACCTGGCTTCGCGAGCATGCTGTCGGAGCTGCCGCGCCGCCGCGACGTCAAGCTCCATCTTCTGAACGGCGTGCACGCGAGCCCGCTCGAGCCCGAGGTGCTGTGGCCGTGGCACGCGTTCCTCGAGCTCTACGTCGCGAAGCGCGTCCCCAACCAGGCGTTGCTGCCGCTGGTCGCGCCGGTCGTGCTGCAGCAGATCCTCGGCGGCAACCCGCCGACCCCGCCGCTGCCGACGAGCCGCTTCACCGGGATCACGAGCTACGCGGCGGCGCGCAAGCTCTACGAGTCGGATCCGTTCGTGCGCGTCCTGTTCGAGAACGGGGCCGGCTCGTCGACGCCGGGGCTGCCCGCGGTGACCTTCGAGCAGGGCTTCTCGCGCTGGCCGCCGCGCGAGGTGAAGGCGACCGCGTGGTGGTTCGGACCGAACGGCAAGCTCAGCCCGCGCAAGCCGAAGAAGGGCGAGGACGGCGTCGACGTCTACTACCCGGACCCGCAAGCGCGTCCGCAGCAGACGCTGCCCGGCAGCGGCGCGGACGACTCGTGGAAGATCATGCCGCCGTACGACTGGCGTCCGTTCGTCGACGGCACGGCGGTCGCGTACGCCACCGAGCCGCTCGAGCAGGACGTGACGATCGTCGGCCCGGGAAGCGTCGACGTCTGGCTGCGCTCGAGCGCGGAGGACACCGACCTGCAGGTCACGCTGTCGGAGATCCGTCCCGACGGCCTCGAGACCTACGTGCAGAGCGGCTGGCTGCGCGCGAGCCACCGCAAGCTCGGCCGCACGCGCTCGACGGCGTTCGACCCGCGCCACACGCACCTCGAGCGCGACGCTCGGCCGCTGCCCGACGGCAAGTTCGTCAAGGTGCGCATCCCGCTCTACGCGTCGGCGCACGTCTTCCGGAAGGGATCGCGCATCCGCATCGGCATCGCGGCGCCGGGCGGCGACCGCACGCGCTGGCGCTTCGACACGCCGGCGACCGACGGCCTCGTGCGCAACGAGATCGCCTACGGCCGCAAGAACCCGTCGCGCCTCGTGCTGCCGGTCGTGCCGAGCGTGCAGGCGCCGCCCGAGCTTCCGCCGTGCCCCGGCTTGCGCGGTCAGCCGTGCCGCGTTTACGTGCCCGCCGCGAACGGAGGGTAA
- a CDS encoding sulfatase-like hydrolase/transferase yields the protein MTVRTAARRGDRPNILFILADDMGYGDFGCFSEGRLRTPALDELVATGLCLTQHYSASPVCAPARASLFTGRYPHRTGAIDTLEMRGLDRMSLRERTIAELLRDAGYVTGLVGKWHNGALDPRHHPTSRGFDEFVGFCGGWSPYFEWRIERGTSPATEKLDFDGRYLTDVFTEEAIAFLRRHRSKPFFLHLAYNAPHFPFEAPKEDLARFEDREELTPAVRAIYAMIERMDAGIARVLEELGALGLAENTLVLFSSDNGPQLGVYGPYDTRRFNCGFRGAKLLVYEGGIRLPMVLRWPAGLARTGTLDAMVHLTDWLPTLVGLAGGTLPRDRVLDGIDVLPLLRGERGKTCDQRFWQWNRYAPRLECNAAMRDGQWKLVRPAIDELMRVRDDDWKMDVASKYDREGKLTDIVREPVELPVPAADVPSQLFDLASDPLEQHDLAAQHPERVRRMEAELAKWFEEVEAERRAIRDLP from the coding sequence ATGACGGTGCGGACGGCGGCGCGGCGCGGGGATCGGCCGAACATCCTCTTCATCCTCGCCGACGACATGGGCTACGGCGACTTCGGCTGCTTCAGCGAGGGGCGGCTTCGGACGCCCGCGCTCGACGAGCTGGTGGCGACCGGCCTTTGCTTGACGCAGCACTACTCGGCGTCGCCGGTGTGCGCGCCGGCCCGCGCGTCGCTGTTCACCGGCCGCTACCCGCACCGCACCGGCGCGATCGATACGCTCGAGATGCGCGGGCTCGACCGCATGTCGCTGCGCGAGCGCACCATCGCCGAGCTGCTGCGCGACGCCGGCTACGTGACCGGCCTCGTCGGCAAGTGGCACAACGGCGCGCTCGACCCGCGTCACCACCCGACGTCACGCGGCTTCGACGAGTTCGTCGGCTTCTGCGGCGGCTGGAGCCCGTACTTCGAGTGGCGCATCGAGCGTGGCACGTCGCCGGCGACCGAGAAGCTCGACTTCGACGGCAGGTACTTGACGGACGTGTTCACCGAGGAGGCGATCGCGTTCTTGCGCCGCCACCGCTCGAAGCCGTTCTTCCTGCACCTCGCGTACAACGCGCCGCACTTCCCGTTCGAGGCGCCGAAGGAGGACCTCGCGCGCTTCGAGGACCGCGAGGAGCTGACGCCCGCGGTGCGCGCGATCTACGCGATGATCGAGCGCATGGACGCCGGCATCGCGCGCGTCCTCGAGGAGCTCGGCGCGCTCGGCCTCGCCGAGAACACCCTCGTGCTGTTCTCGAGCGACAACGGACCGCAGCTCGGCGTCTACGGTCCGTACGACACCCGGCGCTTCAACTGCGGCTTCCGCGGCGCGAAGCTGCTGGTCTACGAGGGCGGCATCCGCCTGCCGATGGTGCTGCGCTGGCCGGCGGGCCTCGCCCGCACCGGCACGCTCGACGCGATGGTGCACCTCACCGACTGGCTGCCGACGCTCGTCGGACTCGCCGGCGGCACGCTGCCGCGCGACCGCGTGCTCGACGGCATCGACGTGCTGCCGCTCCTTCGCGGCGAGCGCGGCAAGACGTGCGACCAGCGCTTCTGGCAGTGGAACCGCTACGCGCCGCGCCTCGAGTGCAACGCCGCGATGCGCGACGGGCAGTGGAAGCTCGTGCGTCCGGCGATCGACGAGCTGATGCGGGTGCGCGACGACGACTGGAAGATGGACGTCGCGAGCAAGTACGACCGCGAGGGGAAGCTCACCGACATCGTGCGCGAACCGGTCGAGCTCCCCGTGCCCGCGGCGGACGTGCCCTCGCAGCTCTTCGACCTCGCGAGCGATCCCCTCGAGCAGCACGACCTCGCGGCGCAGCACCCCGAGCGCGTCAGGCGCATGGAGGCCGAGCTCGCCAAGTGGTTCGAGGAGGTCGAGGCGGAGCGGCGCGCGATCCGCGACCTGCCCTGA
- a CDS encoding glycine zipper family protein gives MHPRLLCWLAIVLVGCSSARPILYGNDKYLQVGRDGAERDIEECTRLADQAGATASGGRAADTAQRAGKGAVGGAAAGAVGGAIGGSPGVGAAAGAASGVVWNVLFGWMEPEQPDAVHKAYVDQCLADRGYQVAGWK, from the coding sequence ATGCACCCACGTCTCTTGTGCTGGCTCGCGATCGTGCTCGTCGGCTGCTCGTCGGCGCGGCCGATCCTCTACGGGAACGACAAGTATCTGCAGGTCGGCCGCGACGGCGCGGAGCGCGACATCGAGGAGTGCACGCGGCTGGCCGATCAGGCCGGCGCCACCGCGAGCGGCGGCAGGGCGGCGGACACCGCGCAGCGCGCCGGCAAGGGTGCGGTCGGTGGTGCCGCGGCCGGCGCGGTGGGCGGCGCGATCGGCGGCAGCCCGGGCGTGGGCGCGGCGGCGGGTGCGGCGAGCGGCGTCGTCTGGAACGTGCTGTTCGGCTGGATGGAGCCCGAGCAGCCGGACGCGGTGCACAAGGCGTACGTCGACCAGTGCCTCGCCGACCGCGGCTACCAGGTCGCGGGGTGGAAGTAG